In Telopea speciosissima isolate NSW1024214 ecotype Mountain lineage chromosome 10, Tspe_v1, whole genome shotgun sequence, the DNA window TTTTGATTTAATGGGCATGGAGTATTCATATATACCTTGAATGCTTAACTTATCTTGGCGTTATGAATGAACTTGTTGAATAAAGTTGGTTTTCACTAAACACTTGTTGTAGAGGACCTAGACTCACTTCTTTGTATAGGTCCaacatttaatttttaattctcTATTTTATTAGAATCGGAATTTATTTCAGGTGGAACGTGGAAAGGGAGTTGAAGTAGGTATGATGGGTGATGCAAAGGGTCTAAGAGAGTCATATTGTTGGACTGATGAGAGGACCAAACTATTAATTGATATTGGTCTCGAATGTACGCACAAAGGGCAAAAGTTGAATACAAATTTCACGAAAGAAGGTTGGACTTGGATATTGGAAGAATATAACAAAAAATGTGGGAAGAAAGTAAACATGTTGCAACTCAAGAATAAATGGAtggttttaaaacaaatttgGAATGCATGGATGTATTTGAAAAATAAGACAAGCTGGTGGGGGTGGAATATGGATATAAGAATTGTTGATCCACCTActaaagagcattgggatgacTATGTAAAGGTAAACCCCTCATATAGAAAATTCAACTTTAATTTGCAGTTTAGAATCCATAATAATTTTGGATAATTATTTATATCAATAAAATTGCAGAAACATCCCCAAGGAAAGCACTTCAAGAATGCCCCCTTGCAATATGAAGAAGAACTACAAGAATTATTCCAAGGTT includes these proteins:
- the LOC122643926 gene encoding L10-interacting MYB domain-containing protein-like; the encoded protein is MMGDAKGLRESYCWTDERTKLLIDIGLECTHKGQKLNTNFTKEGWTWILEEYNKKCGKKVNMLQLKNKWMVLKQIWNAWMYLKNKTSWWGWNMDIRIVDPPTKEHWDDYVKKHPQGKHFKNAPLQYEEELQELFQGFVADGEGTICTSEIEPRPITPKVISASNI